The genomic interval CGTCGCCTCGCGGGAAGGACTGTTCGTAAACTGCCATGTCGGCGAAGCGCTTCAGTTATGGATATTCAAAAATGAAAACGGAAAACCGGTTCTCATCGAACGCCGCCCGACGCCGGTTCCCGGCGGCGGAGACGAACGGTGGGAAGCGCTCGCGAAAACGATTCCCGACTGCTTCGCCCTGCTCGCCAGCGGCTGCGGAAACGCGCCCCTGACAATTCTCGCAAAGCGGGGCATCGCGGTAACCGCGGCGGAATGCCTCGTGCGCGACGCCGCCGAACCTCTGTTCAGGGGAGAGCCGATCCCCAAAGTCCTCGAGCGCGCGGCGGGCTCCTGCGGCTCCGGAGCGCTCTGCTCGGGAACCGGAACCGGCTGCGCGTAAAAAGCAATAGGAGTAGACAATGCAAAAACCATCGCACCACATTTTCGTATGCGGATCGTTCCGGATGAACGGCACGCCCCAGGGAGTCTGCGCCAAGGCAGGCTCGATGCAGCTCATGCAGTACCTCGAAGGAGAACTCGCCGACCGCGGCATGGCCGACGTGCTCGTCTCCTCCACCGGATGCCTGAAAGTATGCGACCGCGGACCCGCCCTCGTCGTATATCCCGAAAACTGGTGGTACGGCCGCATCGACAGCGAAGAAGCGATCGACGCGGTCATCGATTCGATCGAAAGCGGCGCGCCCGCGGACGAATACGTCATAGCCTGACCGGAGTTTCCGAATCAGACTGCTTTTTTTCAT from Teretinema zuelzerae carries:
- a CDS encoding (2Fe-2S) ferredoxin domain-containing protein, whose translation is MQKPSHHIFVCGSFRMNGTPQGVCAKAGSMQLMQYLEGELADRGMADVLVSSTGCLKVCDRGPALVVYPENWWYGRIDSEEAIDAVIDSIESGAPADEYVIA